One stretch of Aigarchaeota archaeon DNA includes these proteins:
- a CDS encoding DUF655 domain-containing protein, which yields MQKQKKYEDYAYVLDVVDATILRSSPHRVNIRRGELLLQLLGEEYFTLLEAAINENYRPRVGIRLYIGKDVPRNILRILGRISYDELTETAKIELENAVQKIVEANEQRFVEFFNTCTPVSPRLHALELIPGIGKKSMQKILEEREKKPFESFKDLHERGGLSDPAKAIAKRIMDELTGRSGGYFLLVREPSSIASEKFFKKE from the coding sequence CTGCAGAAGCAGAAGAAATATGAAGATTATGCTTATGTGTTAGACGTAGTTGACGCAACGATACTCAGAAGCTCGCCCCATCGTGTAAATATACGTAGGGGCGAATTACTTCTTCAATTGTTAGGCGAAGAATACTTCACCTTATTGGAGGCCGCGATAAACGAGAACTATAGACCACGCGTAGGCATAAGGCTTTATATAGGTAAGGACGTTCCGAGAAACATCCTAAGGATACTTGGACGAATAAGTTATGATGAGCTTACCGAGACTGCTAAAATCGAATTAGAAAACGCCGTCCAAAAGATAGTTGAGGCAAATGAACAGCGATTCGTAGAGTTCTTTAATACATGTACGCCCGTGTCACCGAGACTTCATGCGCTCGAGCTGATACCCGGTATCGGTAAAAAATCTATGCAAAAGATTCTAGAGGAAAGGGAGAAAAAACCCTTTGAGTCTTTTAAGGATCTACATGAAAGGGGCGGACTTTCGGATCCAGCAAAAGCAATTGCAAAGAGAATAATGGACGAGTTGACCGGTCGGAGCGGCGGCTATTTCTTACTAGTTCGGGAGCCGTCCAGTATAGCGTCAGAAAAATTCTTTAAAAAAGAATAA
- a CDS encoding FAD-dependent oxidoreductase, whose translation MNTLRVKEPTTNSQGETVFINVDGMTIKGFTSESISVALYANDIKSFDRSKKLYRARGFFSLHPQARTAMVNVNGMPAMNPSEIYLTEGLKVRTQQKRPLSIRFFESMIDTSLIHKSFVKNRLIWSLALKFIANNINNPEPVEYKIPHTVSTIVEKADLVVVGGGVAGLSAAIEARKYGLEVLQIDDGVELGGEMLYDELEPPGMSEPGCIFVRNLRKKALELGVKLLSKTTFIGFFEDAALAFSPYPIGNGTPYIISAKTYVVATGAVDLPCIFANNDLPGIIDTSSALRMLNMHGVIPGKSVAILGATLRGLRLAEHLKKHAVKVIVLDKSRGDSDKSDIMHGVKEIIAVGKDRVKALKVKRDGEELKLNVDCVVCAASTNPDIKVSAQAGAKITYIKELGFVTMHDPFMRTSKSGLFVAGGASGSPYGILHVVEGRIAGLSAAIELAKRDAEAEREALAKEYRSLLQKFGISDSKEKLFKSFETGIVPDEKIAEPPTLFCSGPRRDAFICFCEDIRLWDLHRSVSVYGFKCLEKVKRSTGIGTARCQGRLCLVNSALYIAYVSDLSPNAVGMARQRPPTISMPINVLASMEVNEA comes from the coding sequence ATGAACACTCTACGTGTTAAAGAGCCGACAACAAACAGTCAAGGTGAGACCGTCTTCATCAACGTTGATGGTATGACTATAAAAGGTTTTACCTCGGAATCAATAAGTGTGGCACTGTACGCCAACGACATAAAATCTTTCGATAGGAGCAAAAAGCTCTACAGAGCACGTGGGTTCTTCAGCCTACATCCGCAAGCCAGAACGGCGATGGTTAACGTAAATGGTATGCCTGCCATGAACCCGTCCGAAATTTATTTAACGGAAGGACTTAAAGTTCGCACACAACAAAAAAGGCCTTTATCGATTCGTTTTTTTGAATCTATGATAGACACAAGTCTAATCCACAAGTCATTCGTGAAGAACAGGTTGATTTGGTCTCTGGCGCTCAAATTTATTGCAAATAACATTAACAACCCAGAACCAGTCGAATATAAAATACCGCATACTGTCTCTACGATCGTAGAAAAAGCTGATTTAGTAGTGGTTGGCGGTGGTGTTGCAGGACTTTCAGCAGCCATCGAAGCCAGAAAGTATGGCCTTGAAGTTCTTCAGATAGATGATGGTGTCGAGCTTGGTGGAGAGATGTTGTATGATGAGTTAGAGCCACCGGGGATGTCAGAACCTGGCTGTATTTTTGTAAGAAACTTGAGGAAAAAAGCTCTCGAGCTCGGTGTGAAGCTCTTATCAAAAACTACTTTCATCGGTTTTTTCGAGGATGCAGCACTCGCATTTTCACCTTATCCAATCGGTAACGGAACACCCTACATAATATCAGCCAAGACGTACGTTGTCGCTACGGGTGCCGTAGATCTACCGTGCATATTCGCTAACAACGATCTGCCCGGAATAATCGATACCTCGTCTGCCCTTAGAATGTTAAATATGCATGGCGTTATTCCGGGCAAGAGTGTTGCCATACTGGGAGCCACGCTCCGTGGCCTAAGGCTTGCAGAACATCTAAAGAAACATGCTGTCAAAGTAATCGTACTCGATAAGTCGAGAGGTGACTCTGATAAAAGCGACATCATGCATGGGGTGAAAGAAATTATTGCAGTAGGGAAAGATAGGGTAAAAGCCCTTAAGGTAAAACGTGATGGTGAGGAGCTTAAGTTAAACGTCGATTGCGTAGTTTGCGCAGCTTCTACGAATCCCGACATAAAAGTTTCTGCTCAGGCTGGTGCCAAAATAACTTACATCAAAGAACTTGGTTTTGTAACAATGCATGATCCTTTCATGAGAACTTCAAAGAGCGGTCTTTTTGTGGCGGGAGGTGCTTCTGGTTCACCTTACGGAATACTTCATGTAGTAGAAGGTAGGATTGCAGGACTCTCTGCTGCTATTGAATTAGCTAAACGTGATGCTGAAGCCGAACGCGAAGCTCTCGCGAAAGAATACAGGTCATTACTTCAAAAGTTCGGTATAAGTGATTCCAAAGAAAAGTTGTTCAAGTCCTTCGAAACAGGTATTGTCCCAGACGAGAAAATAGCTGAGCCGCCTACATTATTCTGCTCAGGGCCAAGAAGAGACGCGTTCATCTGTTTCTGTGAAGATATTAGATTGTGGGATCTGCACCGTTCCGTATCTGTTTATGGTTTCAAATGTCTCGAGAAAGTTAAACGTAGCACTGGAATTGGCACGGCTAGATGTCAAGGTAGGTTGTGCCTCGTTAATTCTGCGTTATATATAGCATACGTCTCTGACCTGAGTCCTAACGCGGTCGGTATGGCTAGGCAAAGACCGCCTACGATATCTATGCCCATTAATGTGTTGGCTAGTATGGAGGTAAATGAGGCATGA
- a CDS encoding 50S ribosomal protein L16 yields MKARNYRRTEGMPYTREEYIHGAPEPRISKYSMGTYKEDYTHALELISLEELQVRDVALESARVSIGKALSAKLGENYFLELKAHPHIVLRENKMIFGAHADRLQEGMRRAFGKPVGRAARLEPGKPVFRVLVYENGVNAAKEALKLASKKLPKNYKIVINELKESKSVSPLNA; encoded by the coding sequence ATGAAGGCTAGGAATTACCGCAGGACGGAAGGTATGCCTTATACGAGAGAAGAATATATCCATGGTGCGCCTGAACCAAGGATAAGCAAGTATAGTATGGGAACGTATAAAGAAGACTATACGCACGCACTTGAGCTTATATCGCTAGAAGAGCTCCAGGTTAGGGACGTTGCTCTGGAGTCGGCCAGAGTGAGTATAGGAAAGGCACTTAGCGCCAAATTAGGTGAGAATTACTTTCTAGAACTTAAGGCCCACCCGCACATTGTTTTGAGAGAAAATAAGATGATTTTTGGAGCACACGCAGACAGGCTACAGGAAGGCATGAGAAGAGCGTTCGGAAAACCCGTAGGAAGGGCTGCACGATTAGAACCTGGAAAGCCCGTCTTCAGAGTCCTTGTATATGAAAATGGTGTTAACGCCGCTAAAGAAGCCCTTAAGCTTGCATCAAAAAAACTTCCCAAAAATTATAAAATAGTTATTAACGAACTAAAGGAATCAAAGTCGGTTTCTCCGTTAAACGCTTAA
- a CDS encoding thioredoxin family protein, translating into MPILKERDKKLISERLSKNMENNVRLVVFTQDFECEYCATNRELMEELASLSDKIKLEVFDFERDYEKAQKWGIDKIPATAVFGIREYGIRFFGLPMGYEFPAFIDTIIDASRGTTNLQPKIKEKIKSVKEPVHIQVFVTPTCPYCPRAVRIAHQLAIENEFIRADMIEAIEFPQLANKYDVMAVPKIVINDAISFEGALPEPHFVEYVLSAIKPDRTLGYR; encoded by the coding sequence ATGCCAATCCTGAAAGAAAGGGATAAAAAGCTCATCTCAGAAAGGCTTAGCAAAAATATGGAAAACAATGTTAGGCTCGTCGTATTTACACAAGATTTTGAGTGCGAGTATTGTGCAACCAATAGGGAGCTAATGGAAGAATTAGCATCACTTTCAGATAAAATAAAGCTTGAGGTATTCGATTTCGAAAGGGATTACGAGAAAGCACAAAAGTGGGGGATAGACAAAATACCGGCAACGGCAGTATTCGGCATCCGTGAATACGGCATAAGATTCTTCGGTCTACCAATGGGTTACGAATTTCCAGCGTTCATCGACACCATAATAGATGCATCAAGGGGAACAACAAATCTTCAACCTAAGATAAAAGAGAAAATTAAAAGTGTGAAGGAGCCCGTACATATTCAAGTATTCGTAACACCCACATGTCCGTACTGTCCTAGAGCCGTAAGAATCGCACATCAGCTGGCAATAGAGAACGAATTCATTAGAGCTGATATGATAGAGGCTATAGAATTCCCTCAACTTGCAAACAAGTACGACGTAATGGCGGTTCCTAAAATAGTCATAAACGACGCCATCTCCTTCGAGGGAGCCTTACCGGAGCCGCACTTCGTCGAATATGTTCTCTCGGCTATTAAACCGGATAGAACACTGGGCTATAGATAA
- the ppsA gene encoding phosphoenolpyruvate synthase: MKENALILELDSITKEDVPLVGGKGANLGEMLRLGIPVPPGFTITAYAYKYFIEKAGIAEQIRKILDEINYSNPESIEEKTKEIRNLILKQEIPKELETEIVAAYRRLAEKVGMVDPPVAVRSSATAEDLTSASFAGQQETYLNVRGETRLLESVKKCWASLFTARATFYRHEKGFDHMSVYLCVVVQKMVNAKASGVMFTLHPVTGDASKILIEANWGLGESVVSGEATPDVYVVDKKTLKIIEKKVARKTVEVVYSPKGGTEKHEVPLSKQNVPCLTDEEIYRLAELALRIEEHYGAPQDIEWSIDMDVPFPYNVFIVQSRPETVWSQKAVAKTSATPETVSVARKIVTKGLPASPGIAIGTARVILDVKNIGQMRKGDILVTRMTSPDWVPAMRIASAIVTSEGGMTCHAAIVSRELGIPCIVGTGDATETMVDGQVYTVDAKSGVVYEGAVEDLMAKQPTPTAAPSGAPVSLLSVPVTATKIMMNLGVPEKIDEYADLPFDGIGLMRIEFILASYIGEHPNYLIEIGQPEKFVDKLAEGIAKVARAIQPRPVVVRFSDFKTNEYRELKGGEKYEVEEANPMMGWRGAARYISKGYEKAFRLECRAIRKVRDEWGLKNVWVMIPMARTIWEVKRVLEIMKEEGLERGRDFKVWLMAEVPSTIIMADEFSKLCDGFSIGSNDLTQFILATDRDSAILPSIDNRYFDERDPAILRAIEHLIKVAHENGVTVSICGQAPSVYPEFTEFLVRCGIDSISVNPDVVIKTKQLVASIEQKILLEKLSELTKSKNRTLG, encoded by the coding sequence ATGAAGGAGAATGCCCTCATACTCGAGCTGGACTCAATAACTAAGGAAGATGTGCCCCTTGTCGGAGGTAAGGGCGCGAACTTAGGCGAAATGCTAAGGTTGGGTATACCTGTACCTCCTGGCTTTACAATAACGGCATATGCATACAAGTATTTTATAGAAAAAGCTGGTATTGCTGAGCAAATACGCAAGATACTGGACGAAATAAATTACTCAAACCCTGAGTCGATAGAAGAGAAAACTAAAGAGATAAGGAACCTAATATTAAAACAAGAAATCCCCAAAGAATTGGAGACGGAAATCGTAGCGGCATACAGAAGGTTGGCCGAGAAAGTAGGTATGGTCGACCCCCCTGTAGCCGTTAGGTCGAGCGCAACCGCCGAGGATTTAACATCGGCCAGCTTTGCTGGACAGCAGGAGACCTATCTAAACGTTAGGGGCGAAACACGATTATTGGAAAGTGTTAAGAAGTGTTGGGCTAGCCTATTCACCGCAAGGGCAACATTTTACAGACACGAGAAAGGATTTGACCACATGAGCGTATACTTATGCGTAGTGGTTCAGAAGATGGTTAACGCAAAAGCCTCTGGTGTAATGTTCACACTACACCCAGTTACGGGTGATGCTTCAAAGATACTGATAGAAGCAAATTGGGGGCTTGGCGAATCTGTAGTGAGCGGTGAGGCCACGCCCGATGTATATGTAGTTGATAAAAAGACATTGAAAATAATAGAAAAGAAGGTCGCAAGAAAAACCGTCGAGGTTGTTTATAGCCCAAAGGGTGGCACGGAGAAACATGAAGTTCCACTTTCAAAGCAGAATGTGCCGTGCTTAACTGACGAAGAGATATATAGGCTTGCAGAACTTGCTCTTCGCATCGAAGAGCATTACGGTGCACCGCAAGATATAGAATGGAGCATAGACATGGACGTACCGTTCCCATACAACGTGTTCATAGTTCAGTCTAGACCAGAGACTGTGTGGTCCCAAAAAGCGGTCGCAAAAACTTCTGCTACGCCGGAAACAGTGAGCGTTGCTAGGAAAATTGTCACAAAAGGTTTACCAGCTAGTCCCGGCATCGCAATTGGAACCGCTAGAGTGATCTTAGATGTGAAGAACATAGGGCAGATGAGGAAGGGCGACATACTGGTTACACGGATGACATCGCCCGACTGGGTACCTGCAATGCGAATAGCGTCAGCGATAGTTACTTCGGAAGGTGGAATGACGTGCCATGCGGCTATAGTTTCGAGGGAATTGGGCATACCTTGTATAGTAGGTACTGGTGATGCCACCGAGACTATGGTGGACGGCCAGGTTTATACGGTTGATGCTAAATCAGGTGTAGTATACGAAGGTGCTGTAGAGGATTTAATGGCTAAGCAGCCTACTCCCACAGCGGCTCCTTCCGGAGCCCCCGTCTCCTTACTTAGTGTACCGGTCACAGCCACGAAGATCATGATGAACCTTGGGGTTCCAGAAAAGATAGATGAGTATGCAGACCTACCCTTTGACGGAATAGGTTTAATGCGCATAGAGTTCATACTGGCTTCGTATATAGGTGAGCACCCGAATTATCTTATTGAGATAGGACAACCTGAAAAATTCGTCGACAAGTTAGCCGAGGGTATCGCAAAGGTCGCTAGGGCAATACAGCCTAGACCGGTCGTGGTCAGGTTTTCGGACTTCAAGACAAATGAGTACAGAGAATTGAAGGGTGGAGAGAAGTACGAGGTTGAAGAGGCGAACCCGATGATGGGATGGAGAGGAGCGGCGAGGTACATAAGCAAAGGTTATGAAAAGGCATTTAGACTTGAATGCAGAGCTATCAGAAAGGTCAGGGACGAGTGGGGATTAAAGAACGTTTGGGTCATGATACCTATGGCGAGAACCATATGGGAGGTAAAGAGAGTCTTGGAGATAATGAAGGAGGAAGGACTTGAGAGAGGTAGGGACTTCAAGGTATGGTTGATGGCAGAAGTCCCGAGCACAATAATAATGGCAGACGAATTCAGTAAGCTGTGCGATGGTTTTAGCATAGGTTCTAACGACCTTACCCAGTTCATACTGGCGACAGATAGGGATTCCGCCATACTGCCCAGTATAGACAACAGATACTTTGACGAGAGGGATCCGGCTATATTAAGAGCAATAGAACATCTGATAAAAGTTGCACATGAAAACGGTGTCACAGTCTCGATTTGTGGGCAGGCACCTAGCGTTTATCCAGAATTTACGGAGTTCCTAGTTAGATGCGGCATCGACTCGATAAGCGTAAACCCAGACGTGGTAATCAAAACAAAACAACTTGTAGCTAGCATAGAACAAAAGATACTCTTGGAAAAGCTCAGTGAACTTACAAAATCTAAAAACCGAACTTTAGGGTAA
- a CDS encoding heme o synthase: MSLSTLAGYWQVTKPRTWFLLTFTGFCSAIVGFGISGKSIDWYVVTLATLAIALGSAGANAITCYIDRDIDAVMDRTKMRPLPSGKIKPAEKALYFGLILSIVAILMSLMLNPICFGLMLFGLLDNILVYSKWLKRRNPINIIAGGFSGGAPAMIGYLAATTENLALGLIIAALVVLWIPTHIWSLALRYKEDYAKVKVPMLPVVVPERVAIRCIASTSVMMVAFSFVPVFMDVFRAIYIMTAFIFGAVILVLNFLLVISPSAKRAWLVFKISSPYLAALFTGMVLDVFFPIYL; encoded by the coding sequence GTGTCGTTGTCCACGTTGGCTGGTTATTGGCAAGTTACAAAGCCACGCACATGGTTTCTTCTAACCTTTACCGGATTCTGTAGCGCCATAGTTGGTTTCGGAATTTCTGGAAAAAGCATAGACTGGTACGTCGTTACACTAGCAACTTTAGCCATTGCATTAGGCTCGGCAGGAGCCAACGCGATCACATGCTACATAGACAGAGACATTGATGCAGTGATGGATAGGACTAAAATGAGGCCTTTGCCTTCTGGTAAGATAAAACCAGCTGAAAAGGCGCTTTACTTCGGCCTCATACTCTCAATAGTAGCTATCTTGATGTCCTTAATGCTTAACCCTATATGTTTCGGCTTGATGCTCTTTGGACTGCTAGACAACATCTTAGTTTATAGTAAGTGGTTAAAGCGTCGAAACCCAATTAACATAATAGCTGGCGGCTTCTCCGGCGGTGCACCCGCCATGATAGGCTACTTAGCGGCTACAACCGAAAACCTTGCTCTCGGTTTAATAATCGCGGCGCTTGTTGTTCTATGGATACCTACGCACATATGGAGTCTCGCGCTTAGGTATAAGGAAGATTATGCAAAGGTAAAAGTTCCAATGTTACCCGTGGTCGTACCTGAAAGGGTCGCCATAAGGTGCATAGCATCCACTAGCGTTATGATGGTCGCGTTTAGTTTCGTACCCGTTTTCATGGACGTTTTTCGAGCAATATACATAATGACGGCATTCATTTTTGGCGCAGTAATTTTGGTCCTTAACTTCTTACTTGTCATCAGTCCTAGCGCTAAGAGGGCATGGTTAGTGTTTAAGATATCAAGCCCTTACTTAGCCGCATTATTTACGGGCATGGTCCTTGACGTTTTCTTTCCGATTTATCTATAG
- a CDS encoding tRNA pseudouridine(54/55) synthase Pus10 yields the protein MDEMLDLAYRMLQKYALCDYCLGRQFARLLSGVGNKVRGEALKVVLAMDANVKLLANDKDAANILKIVAENGMNKHARKLAKTFNYQINENKTCYVCEGKLTEDNLRRMAEEIMEELKEYEFSNFLIGASVPARIKEKDDQLKAEFALTFGEEIKSDITREIGKIIEGVMRKPVEFATPDITILVDIFSGTFTIKPNPVYIRGYYRKLQPNIPQAPWICRKCRGKGCDACSHTGREYPDSISELIGDPALSFFEALDYKFHAAGREDVDVTVLGTGRPFILELKSPRKRFVQLNQLQDVINEHAKGKVEVLSLSYATKKDVRDMKAKSAVASKTYAALVEFDSSVDENKLKEVCEKFKNLVIHQRTPTRILRRGDRVRKKYLYSIEAEKKGDRLVEFKIKAQGGLYIKEVINGDGGRTVPNIADALGTAPINITLSVLEVEG from the coding sequence ATGGACGAGATGCTTGACTTAGCATACAGGATGTTACAGAAATATGCGCTTTGCGATTACTGTCTTGGAAGACAGTTTGCGAGATTATTGTCTGGTGTGGGTAATAAGGTAAGGGGTGAGGCTCTTAAAGTTGTGTTGGCGATGGACGCAAACGTAAAGTTACTAGCGAACGATAAGGATGCAGCAAATATTTTGAAAATCGTTGCTGAAAACGGCATGAACAAACATGCAAGAAAACTTGCCAAGACGTTCAATTATCAGATTAATGAAAATAAAACATGCTACGTATGTGAAGGCAAATTAACTGAGGACAACTTGCGTCGTATGGCTGAGGAGATTATGGAAGAGTTGAAGGAATATGAGTTCTCGAACTTCCTGATAGGCGCATCCGTTCCAGCTCGTATAAAAGAAAAGGATGACCAGCTAAAGGCTGAATTTGCCTTGACCTTCGGTGAAGAAATCAAGAGCGACATAACAAGGGAAATAGGAAAAATTATTGAAGGAGTTATGAGAAAACCTGTTGAATTCGCCACACCTGATATAACTATACTCGTGGACATTTTTTCAGGAACGTTCACGATCAAGCCAAACCCTGTATACATAAGAGGTTATTATAGAAAATTGCAGCCTAACATACCTCAGGCACCATGGATATGCAGGAAATGTCGAGGCAAAGGATGTGATGCTTGCAGTCATACTGGAAGAGAATATCCGGACTCCATTAGCGAGCTTATAGGAGATCCGGCCTTAAGTTTCTTTGAAGCCCTTGACTACAAATTCCACGCAGCAGGAAGGGAAGACGTGGACGTAACAGTTCTTGGAACTGGAAGACCTTTCATCCTTGAGTTGAAATCACCAAGAAAGAGGTTTGTTCAACTCAACCAACTACAGGACGTCATAAACGAGCACGCAAAAGGTAAAGTCGAGGTCCTGTCTTTATCATATGCAACGAAAAAAGATGTGAGGGATATGAAAGCAAAATCAGCGGTCGCCTCAAAAACTTATGCCGCACTCGTTGAGTTCGATTCCAGTGTAGATGAGAATAAGCTGAAGGAGGTTTGCGAGAAATTCAAGAACTTAGTGATACACCAGAGGACACCAACCAGGATCCTTCGTAGAGGCGATAGGGTCAGGAAAAAATATCTCTATTCTATAGAGGCTGAAAAGAAAGGGGATAGGCTTGTCGAGTTTAAGATAAAGGCACAAGGAGGCCTTTACATAAAGGAAGTGATAAACGGTGACGGTGGGAGGACTGTGCCTAATATAGCTGATGCCTTAGGAACCGCACCGATAAATATTACCCTTTCGGTCTTAGAGGTGGAGGGGTAA
- a CDS encoding ribonuclease HI family protein, with product MQPNHNIQGYAEVEIYVDGASRGNPGPAGIGIVLKLNSKTVCFKKFIGNKTNNEAEYLALLEGLKLAVGFNAKKVKVFSDSELIVKQLKGEFSVKEERLSKLHSEVKELEKILDVEYFHVPRESNKLADELANEAIDENR from the coding sequence TTGCAACCAAATCATAACATCCAAGGGTATGCCGAAGTCGAGATATACGTTGATGGTGCATCTAGGGGTAATCCCGGACCCGCAGGTATCGGAATAGTTCTTAAGCTTAATTCCAAAACTGTTTGTTTCAAGAAGTTTATAGGAAATAAAACAAATAATGAAGCCGAATACCTGGCTCTCTTAGAAGGGTTAAAGTTAGCTGTAGGGTTTAATGCAAAGAAAGTAAAGGTTTTCTCTGACAGTGAGCTGATAGTAAAGCAGCTTAAAGGTGAATTCTCTGTTAAAGAAGAAAGGCTTAGTAAGCTTCACTCTGAAGTAAAAGAGCTGGAAAAGATACTCGACGTTGAGTATTTTCACGTCCCTAGGGAATCGAACAAGTTGGCCGACGAACTTGCTAATGAGGCCATAGATGAGAACCGCTAG
- a CDS encoding FAD-binding oxidoreductase, whose protein sequence is MRIVIVGSGIMGLSSAYNLAKFGAKDIVIFEREYLSYGSTVRSASRFRVHFWTEENSRFALESRKIMLRLSSITGWNMIITTGGYLWLLFTEEQVKTFREKNKMWERLGIAGKFLSPSEIKERYPYIYTDDVLEGFFGPQNGSCFHNYVAFGYYKAAAKLGAKLFERSPVERVLVENNKVVGVELPQGKVEADIVLLAAGAWTDELLRDLGIELPTKPERKEIALTEAYKYFIEPLIIDFGTSAYVGQALKGEILGSIEVPVKSGLLPLENTLNFLVKWARAVYKRFPTLRGARIMRCWSGYYSMSADSSHIMGRDPEWPEGLYVAYGDSGHGFMMGPLIGKLLAKNILYGEIDELMKPFLPTRFKEGKLIPEKLVIG, encoded by the coding sequence ATGAGGATCGTGATAGTAGGTTCAGGAATCATGGGACTATCTTCAGCGTACAACTTAGCAAAGTTTGGAGCAAAGGATATAGTTATCTTTGAAAGGGAGTATCTCTCGTACGGCTCAACGGTAAGGTCTGCCAGCAGATTCAGAGTTCACTTCTGGACCGAAGAAAACTCTAGATTTGCCTTAGAGTCGAGGAAGATCATGCTCAGGCTATCATCGATTACTGGTTGGAATATGATAATAACTACGGGTGGCTATCTCTGGTTGCTGTTTACCGAAGAACAGGTTAAAACATTTCGCGAGAAGAACAAGATGTGGGAGCGACTCGGAATAGCTGGAAAGTTTCTTTCACCATCTGAAATTAAAGAAAGGTACCCGTACATATACACAGACGATGTTCTTGAGGGTTTCTTTGGCCCACAGAACGGAAGTTGTTTCCATAATTACGTAGCGTTCGGTTATTACAAAGCTGCTGCAAAACTTGGTGCTAAGCTTTTTGAGAGGTCACCCGTCGAGAGGGTGCTTGTAGAAAACAACAAGGTTGTGGGAGTTGAGCTTCCCCAAGGCAAAGTAGAGGCCGATATCGTTTTATTGGCTGCTGGTGCTTGGACTGATGAACTCTTGAGAGATTTAGGTATAGAATTGCCAACCAAGCCCGAAAGAAAGGAGATAGCTTTAACAGAAGCTTACAAATACTTCATCGAACCCTTGATCATAGACTTTGGAACTTCAGCATATGTCGGTCAGGCGCTTAAAGGCGAGATACTTGGAAGCATAGAGGTTCCGGTAAAGAGTGGGCTTTTACCTCTGGAGAACACGCTTAACTTCTTGGTAAAGTGGGCTAGAGCTGTATACAAGAGGTTTCCTACGTTAAGAGGAGCTAGGATCATGAGATGCTGGAGCGGGTATTATTCTATGTCTGCAGATTCGAGCCACATAATGGGAAGGGACCCGGAGTGGCCAGAAGGGCTTTACGTGGCCTACGGCGACAGCGGTCATGGTTTCATGATGGGGCCTCTAATCGGTAAGTTGCTGGCTAAGAACATATTATATGGAGAAATCGACGAGCTTATGAAACCATTCTTACCTACAAGGTTCAAGGAAGGGAAACTGATACCCGAAAAGTTGGTCATAGGTTAG
- a CDS encoding RNA polymerase Rpb4 family protein: MPRKILSSKPIPMAEVKRILEEREQYLNPLQLKTLSYARKYSKLTPEQAEMLISKLTSEYGLEREEAVQIVDICPETVEELRTILSGYRRLVSFLLFSEEKMHGILNLVKQALEASKQQI, translated from the coding sequence TTGCCGAGGAAGATATTGAGCTCTAAGCCTATACCTATGGCCGAAGTCAAGAGAATATTAGAAGAAAGGGAGCAATACCTAAACCCGCTTCAACTAAAAACGTTAAGTTATGCGAGAAAGTACTCAAAATTAACACCTGAGCAAGCCGAGATGCTTATCAGTAAGCTTACGAGCGAATATGGGCTCGAAAGGGAAGAGGCCGTCCAGATCGTTGACATATGTCCTGAGACCGTAGAGGAACTTAGAACAATCTTGAGCGGTTACCGCCGCCTTGTATCATTTCTACTTTTCTCCGAAGAAAAGATGCATGGTATACTAAACCTCGTCAAGCAGGCTTTAGAGGCAAGTAAACAACAAATTTGA
- a CDS encoding 50S ribosomal protein L21e yields the protein MPKSHGYRVRTRQLLKKEHGSRSGPRPDIYLKEYNPGDKVLIVIDPTVQKGMPHKRFHGKIGTIISKKGNAYEVSLMLGDRLKKLTILPDHIRPWEGG from the coding sequence ATGCCCAAATCGCATGGTTACAGGGTGAGAACCAGGCAACTCCTTAAGAAGGAGCATGGCTCGCGGAGCGGCCCAAGGCCAGACATATATCTCAAAGAGTACAATCCAGGCGATAAGGTGTTGATCGTAATTGATCCGACCGTCCAAAAAGGGATGCCACACAAGAGGTTTCATGGTAAGATAGGTACAATAATTTCAAAGAAGGGTAATGCCTACGAAGTTTCTCTTATGTTAGGGGATAGGTTGAAGAAGTTAACAATTTTACCGGACCACATTAGACCTTGGGAAGGTGGCTGA